Proteins from a genomic interval of Clostridium sp. AN503:
- a CDS encoding DEAD/DEAH box helicase: protein MKPQHTETNKFSQYPLSDEIVEALTLLGYTEPTPIQQEAIPLILEGKDLAAKSQTGTGKTAAFAIPVCEKIIWEENLPQALVLEPTRELAVQVRDEIFYIGRKKRLKVPAVFGGFPIDKQIQTLRQKSHVVVGTPGRVMDLVRRESLKLSQVGCLVIDEADLMLDMGFLEDVKQIISLLPPGRQILLFSATLEKSVKTLIEEYMTDAVSVIHESETETAPEIGHVVYEVETDDKYSVFLKILMQENPESCMIFCGTREMVNVLYQKLKRDRIACGMIHGEMEQRDRLRTIDQFRTGGIRYLIATDVASRGVDFENMTHVINYDFPTGRETYVHRSGRTGRNGRCGKAISLVCPLDENMRRQVEAYIGMELPVQECPQVNETDRKRFWESQKRTVKPKARKGAALNKAITRLSIGGGRKSKMRSGDIVGAVCSIDTMSPEDIGIIDVRDSLTYVEILNGKGSLVLEALQDKPIKGKLRKVRVSR from the coding sequence ATGAAACCACAACATACAGAAACAAATAAATTTTCCCAGTATCCACTTTCAGATGAGATCGTGGAGGCGCTGACCCTGTTAGGATATACAGAGCCAACCCCCATCCAGCAGGAGGCCATCCCCCTGATCCTGGAGGGAAAGGATTTAGCCGCCAAATCCCAGACCGGCACCGGAAAGACGGCAGCGTTTGCCATTCCCGTCTGCGAGAAGATCATCTGGGAGGAAAATCTTCCCCAGGCCCTGGTTTTGGAGCCTACACGGGAGCTGGCGGTGCAGGTGCGGGATGAGATATTTTACATCGGGAGAAAAAAGCGGCTGAAGGTTCCTGCCGTGTTCGGCGGCTTCCCCATCGACAAGCAGATCCAGACCCTGCGGCAAAAGTCCCATGTAGTAGTGGGAACACCGGGGCGTGTGATGGATCTGGTACGCCGGGAAAGCTTGAAGCTCAGCCAGGTGGGGTGCCTTGTCATCGATGAGGCGGATCTGATGTTGGATATGGGATTTTTGGAGGATGTGAAACAGATCATATCACTGCTTCCGCCGGGACGGCAGATCTTACTGTTTTCCGCCACCTTGGAAAAATCCGTAAAGACCCTGATCGAGGAGTATATGACAGATGCGGTGTCCGTCATCCATGAATCTGAGACAGAAACAGCGCCGGAGATCGGGCATGTGGTTTACGAGGTGGAGACAGACGATAAATACAGCGTATTTCTCAAGATACTGATGCAGGAAAATCCGGAGAGCTGCATGATCTTCTGCGGGACAAGGGAGATGGTGAACGTCCTGTATCAAAAGCTGAAGCGGGACCGTATAGCCTGCGGGATGATCCATGGAGAGATGGAACAGCGGGACCGGTTAAGGACCATCGACCAGTTCCGCACGGGCGGCATCCGCTATCTGATCGCCACGGACGTGGCTTCCAGAGGCGTTGATTTTGAGAATATGACCCATGTGATCAACTATGATTTCCCTACAGGCAGGGAGACCTACGTCCACCGTTCAGGCAGGACGGGGCGGAATGGAAGATGCGGGAAAGCGATCAGCCTGGTGTGCCCGTTGGACGAGAATATGAGAAGACAGGTGGAAGCGTACATCGGCATGGAGCTTCCTGTCCAGGAGTGCCCACAGGTAAACGAGACGGATCGCAAACGGTTTTGGGAAAGCCAGAAGAGGACGGTGAAGCCGAAGGCGAGAAAGGGCGCGGCCCTCAACAAGGCCATAACCCGGCTGTCCATCGGAGGCGGCAGAAAGTCCAAGATGCGGTCCGGGGATATTGTGGGAGCTGTCTGCAGTATCGATACCATGAGCCCGGAGGATATCGGGATCATTGATGTCAGGGACAGCCTGACTTATGTGGAGATCTTAAACGGAAAGGGCAGCCTGGTTTTGGAGGCATTGCAGGACAAGCCGATCAAAGGAAAACTCAGGAAGGTGAGAGTGTCCAGATAA
- a CDS encoding beta-propeller fold lactonase family protein yields the protein MTSNAIDGYIGTYYSEKSRGIYHFSFDPESGRMTEPELFYEAPNAKWVSAEGNCLAVPVERQGRAGTCFLELVDGAVSREEEILKEHQTPCYILQKDGYVYTANYHEGNVMVYHLGAGKPSLVKRIENGERAGCHQILLHEGDLMVPCLEQDRIRIFDRKRGFEPAGEIRFPEGSGPRHGVFNREHTRFYVVSEWSNELFLFTVKGRGFILDRVLPVLPEDGKERNADAASAAIRLAGNERFLYISVRGADLVAVFEIREDAAAGTRIRPIQYVSCGGVHPRDMILSADERFLLVVNRYEGGIVCMERDMESGLLGAVRHRILLPEGVALAFGKKDRQEAVI from the coding sequence ATGACATCGAATGCTATAGACGGATATATCGGGACATACTATTCAGAGAAGAGCAGGGGGATCTACCATTTCTCTTTCGATCCGGAGAGCGGCAGGATGACGGAGCCGGAGCTGTTTTACGAAGCGCCCAATGCAAAGTGGGTCTCGGCGGAGGGCAATTGCCTGGCTGTGCCGGTTGAGCGGCAGGGACGTGCGGGAACCTGTTTTCTGGAACTGGTGGACGGTGCGGTGAGCCGGGAGGAGGAGATCCTTAAGGAGCATCAGACGCCGTGTTATATCCTGCAGAAGGACGGTTATGTATATACGGCCAATTACCACGAGGGAAATGTGATGGTGTATCATCTGGGAGCGGGAAAGCCATCCCTGGTGAAACGGATAGAAAACGGAGAGCGGGCGGGCTGTCACCAGATCCTGCTGCATGAGGGGGATCTGATGGTCCCCTGTCTGGAACAGGACCGGATTCGGATCTTTGACAGAAAGCGCGGCTTTGAACCGGCCGGAGAGATCCGGTTTCCGGAGGGCAGCGGCCCCAGACATGGTGTTTTTAACCGGGAGCATACCAGATTCTATGTGGTGAGCGAGTGGAGCAATGAGCTGTTTTTGTTCACCGTGAAAGGGCGCGGGTTTATACTGGACCGGGTCCTGCCCGTTCTGCCTGAGGATGGGAAGGAGAGAAACGCTGACGCGGCGTCGGCAGCCATCAGGCTTGCGGGGAATGAACGGTTTTTGTATATTTCCGTCAGGGGAGCCGACCTTGTGGCGGTGTTTGAAATCAGGGAAGATGCGGCAGCGGGCACCAGGATCAGGCCCATCCAGTATGTATCCTGCGGAGGGGTGCATCCGAGGGATATGATCTTAAGCGCCGATGAACGGTTTTTGCTTGTGGTGAACCGTTATGAGGGCGGGATCGTATGTATGGAGAGAGATATGGAAAGCGGGCTTTTAGGAGCGGTCCGGCACCGCATTCTTTTACCGGAGGGTGTGGCGCTGGCATTTGGAAAGAAGGACAGACAGGAGGCAGTCATATGA
- the gndA gene encoding NADP-dependent phosphogluconate dehydrogenase, protein MREHSGNRTEIGVIGLAVMGRSLALNMADHGFKVGGYNRSRAVTDAVAAEHPHENFVPFYDLEELVRSQDRPRKFLIMVKAGKPVDMVIGQLVPLLEEGDVILDGGNSFFEDTRRREKALKEKGIYYFGTGVSGGEMGARFGPSIMPGGDREAYGYIAPILEAIAAKAQGEPCCAYMGADGAGHYVKMVHNGIEYADMQLIAEAYLLLKYAGGFKNRELAEVFSEWNEGELKSYLIGITADIFREKDDFSDGELVDYIADSAGQKGTGRWTSLESLKQGVNVSMITAACNARIMSNRLKERNEARTLFEAPEVKTAEDKKAFGEMVKKGLYTAKIAAYAQGFDLLSHASAEYGWELDFGRIAAIFRAGCIIQARFLDDITRAFGRNRELQNLMMDPFFRDGINRGQESLRNILSTGILSGIPVPAMSQAAAYIDAFRGMPVGANLIQAQRDCFGAHTYERTDREGTFHHEWRV, encoded by the coding sequence ATGAGAGAACATAGTGGGAACAGGACAGAGATCGGGGTGATCGGGCTGGCGGTGATGGGCAGAAGCCTTGCCCTCAATATGGCGGATCATGGATTTAAGGTGGGCGGCTACAACCGGAGCAGAGCGGTGACGGATGCAGTGGCGGCGGAGCATCCTCATGAGAATTTTGTGCCGTTTTACGATCTGGAGGAGCTGGTGCGGTCCCAGGACAGGCCGCGGAAATTCCTCATTATGGTCAAGGCGGGGAAGCCTGTAGATATGGTCATCGGGCAGCTGGTCCCGCTTCTTGAGGAGGGGGATGTGATCCTGGACGGCGGGAACTCATTTTTTGAAGATACAAGGAGACGGGAAAAAGCCTTAAAGGAAAAGGGGATCTATTATTTTGGCACGGGGGTTTCCGGCGGGGAGATGGGAGCCAGGTTCGGCCCGTCCATTATGCCGGGCGGGGACAGAGAAGCTTATGGGTACATTGCTCCGATTCTGGAGGCGATCGCGGCGAAGGCCCAGGGAGAGCCGTGCTGTGCCTATATGGGTGCGGACGGCGCGGGACATTATGTGAAAATGGTCCACAACGGGATTGAGTATGCGGATATGCAGCTGATCGCGGAGGCTTACCTGCTTTTAAAATATGCCGGAGGATTTAAAAACCGGGAGCTGGCAGAAGTATTCTCTGAGTGGAATGAAGGGGAGCTGAAAAGCTACCTGATCGGGATCACCGCAGATATTTTCCGGGAGAAGGATGATTTCTCAGACGGGGAGCTGGTGGATTATATCGCGGACAGCGCGGGGCAGAAGGGGACCGGCCGGTGGACCAGCCTGGAATCCTTAAAGCAGGGGGTGAACGTGTCCATGATCACGGCAGCCTGCAACGCCAGGATCATGTCAAACCGTTTAAAAGAGAGGAACGAGGCGAGAACTCTGTTTGAAGCTCCGGAAGTGAAAACTGCGGAGGACAAAAAGGCATTCGGGGAGATGGTGAAAAAAGGGCTTTATACGGCAAAGATCGCGGCCTATGCCCAGGGCTTTGACCTTCTGTCCCACGCATCCGCAGAGTATGGCTGGGAGCTGGATTTTGGCAGGATCGCGGCGATCTTCCGGGCGGGCTGCATTATCCAGGCCCGGTTCCTGGATGATATCACAAGAGCATTCGGAAGAAACAGGGAGCTGCAAAATCTGATGATGGATCCGTTTTTCCGGGACGGGATCAACCGTGGACAGGAGAGCCTGAGAAATATTTTGAGTACGGGTATATTAAGTGGGATTCCCGTGCCGGCCATGAGCCAGGCGGCGGCGTATATTGACGCGTTCCGCGGAATGCCGGTGGGCGCGAACTTGATCCAGGCCCAGAGGGATTGTTTTGGAGCCCATACCTATGAGCGGACGGACCGGGAGGGAACATTCCATCACGAGTGGAGGGTTTAA
- the zwf gene encoding glucose-6-phosphate dehydrogenase: protein MEKEQVFTIFGGTGDLTFRKLLPALYNIEAAEDKELCTRIVIIGRRDYTSEMYRDLAKGWVEKFARLRFREEIYKKLAGKIVYYHMDFTDEDAYKGLDAFYKSMKAENHIFYFAVAPRFFGTIVNGLQKVEGAGDGKAVIEKPFGENLPAAAGLNKAMEAFFRPDHIYRIDHYLGKEMVRNIQIIRFANPIFSNVWDADHVACIQISALEEVGVETRGGYYDHSGALKDMVQNHLFQILSIVAMERPASLAVEDMHKEQIRVLQSLHVPEDIAKDMVLGQYEGYRSEPSVDPDSATETYAALRLFVDNDRWRGMPFYVRTGKKLGKREMEVAVVFKSPAEGVEPDILNIKIQPTEGVYLQFNIKRPGETEEIVQAKMDFCQNCSLANRMNTPEAYERLLSSCMRGERSWFSQWDQVETSWKFVDQVREAYREKGLPAYPYSQGSSGPEEADRLLSQHGHSWFE, encoded by the coding sequence ATGGAAAAAGAACAGGTATTTACAATCTTTGGAGGGACCGGGGATCTGACCTTCAGAAAGCTTTTGCCGGCCCTTTACAATATTGAGGCGGCAGAGGACAAGGAGCTTTGTACCAGGATCGTGATCATCGGAAGGCGGGATTATACCAGCGAGATGTACCGGGATCTGGCTAAAGGATGGGTAGAGAAGTTTGCAAGGCTGCGTTTCCGTGAGGAGATATACAAAAAGCTGGCGGGCAAGATCGTATATTATCACATGGATTTTACAGATGAGGATGCTTATAAGGGGCTTGACGCCTTTTATAAGAGCATGAAAGCGGAAAATCATATTTTTTATTTCGCGGTTGCACCCAGATTTTTTGGCACCATTGTCAATGGGCTTCAGAAGGTAGAAGGAGCCGGGGACGGCAAGGCTGTGATAGAAAAGCCATTCGGGGAAAATCTCCCGGCTGCTGCCGGGCTTAATAAAGCGATGGAGGCGTTTTTCAGACCGGACCATATTTACCGGATCGATCATTATCTTGGAAAAGAGATGGTGCGGAATATTCAGATCATCCGCTTTGCAAACCCCATATTCAGCAATGTATGGGACGCGGACCATGTTGCCTGCATCCAGATCTCAGCGCTGGAGGAGGTGGGGGTGGAGACCAGGGGCGGTTATTATGACCACAGCGGGGCCTTAAAGGATATGGTGCAGAACCACCTGTTCCAGATCCTCTCCATTGTGGCGATGGAACGTCCGGCAAGCCTTGCGGTGGAGGATATGCACAAGGAGCAGATCCGGGTACTGCAGTCCCTCCACGTACCGGAGGATATCGCAAAGGACATGGTGCTGGGCCAATACGAGGGTTACCGCAGTGAGCCGTCTGTGGATCCGGATTCGGCAACGGAGACTTACGCCGCCCTGCGGCTTTTCGTGGACAATGACAGGTGGCGGGGGATGCCCTTCTATGTCCGCACCGGGAAAAAACTCGGAAAGCGTGAGATGGAGGTGGCGGTTGTATTTAAAAGCCCCGCAGAGGGCGTGGAGCCGGATATCTTAAATATCAAGATCCAGCCTACGGAGGGCGTATATCTTCAGTTCAACATCAAGCGGCCGGGGGAGACAGAAGAGATCGTTCAGGCAAAGATGGATTTCTGCCAGAACTGTTCTCTGGCGAACCGGATGAATACGCCGGAGGCTTATGAGCGGCTGCTTAGCTCATGTATGCGGGGGGAGCGCTCCTGGTTCTCCCAGTGGGACCAGGTGGAGAC